The window TGTCGGGAAATCGACACTTTTTAATAAATTGATCGGGGAGCGTCTCTCTATAGTAGATGATACGCCGGGAGTTACCAGAGACAGAATATATGGCGAGTGTGAGTGGAGAAACCGCAAATTTTCCATTGTTGATACAGGCGGCATTGAACCCGATTCACACGATGTGATTTTGTCCCAGATGAGGATGCAGGCGCAGCTTGCGATTGACGCGGCGGATGTGATCGTGCTTGTTTCAGATATTCGTACCGGTGTTGTGGCAACAGACGCCGACATAGCGGCTATGCTGCTGAGGAGCGGCAGGCCCATCATCCTGTGTGTCAACAAATGTGATATGATCGGAAGTCCGCCTCCGGAATTCTATGAATTTTACAATTTGGGGCTTGGGGATCCTGTGCCGGTTTCTTCTGTTCACGGCCATGGTACGGGTGATTTGCTCGACCTGATTGTGGAGCGCCTTCCGGCGGAAGAAAGCGACGAATTCGACAGTGAACTTATTAAGGTTGCCATTATCGGTAAACCGAATGTTGGAAAATCTTCCCTCGTAAACAAGATTTCCGGGGAGGAAAGATGTATTGTCTCCGATATTGCCGGGACAACGCGGGATGCGATCGACACAACGATTGAAAATAAATATGGGCGTTTTACGCTGATTGATACTGCCGGACTGCGCAGAAAAAGTAAAGTTGAAGATACAATCGAAAGATACAGCGTTATCCGAGCTCAAATGGCTATAGAAAGAGCAGATGTCTGTGTCATTATGATTGACGCGGCTGTCGGTTTCACCGATCAGGATTCCAAAGTTGCCGGGCTGGCGCATGAGGCTGGAAAAGGCTGCGTAATAGTGGTCAACAAATGGGATATCATAGAAAAAGACGACCACACTATGATTGAATACCGAAGAAAACTCGAGGATGATTTTTCTTTTATGTCATATGCTCCCATGATATTTATTTCAGCGAAAACAGGTCAGAGGCTGGACCGCCTTTTTGATCTGATTAAGCACGTAGCAAACTCAAATTCCATGCGTATTGCTACAGGTATGCTTAACGATGTCTTAGCGCAGGCCGTGGCAAGGGTTCAGCCACCGACCGACAAGGGGAGGAGGTTGAAAATCTTTTACATGACGCAGGCGACGGTCAAGCCGCCTACCTTTGTATGCTTTGTAAATTCTGCAAAGCTGTTCCATTTTTCTTACCAAAGGTATCTTGAAAATAGAATTCGTGAAACCTTTGGACTCGAAGGTACTCCGATTCGGTTTATTGTGCGTGAGCGAGGAGATAAGTAAGGAGGAATTACTGATGTTCAGTTATTTCAAGGTTTTTGCACTGCCATCGGTTTTAGTTGCACTTGTTTCATACCTTTTAGGGAGTATTAGCTTTTCTATTATTTTTACAAAAGTATTCGATCATAATGTGGATATCCGTACATTGGGCAGCGGAAATGCAGGTGCAACAAACGTACTGCGTTCGGTGGGAACAAAAGCTGCGATTTTTACTTTTATTTTTGATTTTGCCAAGGGTGCAGTTTCCGTAATGATCGGCAGGGCGGTTTTTCAATATATCTGCAGCGCTGCTGCGGCACCGCTTATTTTCAATGAACATGTTGTAACGCAATACGGCGCTTATATTGCTGGAGTTGCCTGCGTTTTTGGTCATATTTATCCCGCTTATTTTAATTTTAAAGGCGGTAAGGGTGTGTTAACCAGTGCCGCTATGATTGCGCTGATTGACTGGCGTGTTTTTATTATTGTCATTGCGGTGTTTTTGGTCCTGTTTTTAATTACGAAAATTGTTTCGCTGTCTTCTATCTGTGGCGCGGCAACTTTTCCGATTGCAACTTTTTTGATTACCTATTTCATTGATTACCGTGGTATTCAATCGACTGCCGTTCCGGTTCCCCTTTCTTATGTGTGGATCACGACGGCTATTTCATTTTGTATGGGTTTTGTCCTGATCTATAAGCACAGGACAAACATTGAAAGAATTAAAAACGGGACAGAGAAGAGAATAACAATCAACCACAGAGCATAACAAAAAGCTGCAGTGCTATGATATTAAATACCATGGCACTGCAACTTTTTAACATACTTTATATACAGAAAAAAGGAGCCAATCACGGCTCCTCTAAACTTAATGTTTTGTTTTGATCAGACGGCTCGGGTTACCTTGCCGGAACGCAAGCAACGGGTGCAGGCGTAAATACGCTTAGAAGTACCGTTAACAACTGCCTTAACACGTTTAATATTGGGCTTCCAAGTTCTATTCGAACGCCTGTGCGAATGGGAAACCCTAATACCGAAAGACATATCCTTGCCACAAACATCACATTTTGCCATGTGTCTGCACCTCCTTTAAAAGGACTTTATAGAATCACAACATTGGTATTCTATCAGATAATCAACGCAAATGCAAGCCTTTTTTCGTTATATTGTGATAAAAAAATTAAATCCTTCAATTCTTCTTTCGATTTTAGTGCCTTGCTTGTTTTTTACTCTAAGAAGTATTATAATATTATCTCATAAAGGAGAATATTATATGTTATTTAATATGATAAGTGATGTCTTTTCAGGACAGCCATTTGATATGGCTTCTGCATTTTCGCAAATATTGGCCACGTTGTTCATCATTTTCTGCATTCTTCCGCTTCATGAGTGCGCACATGGCTGGGTTGCATATAAACTTGGTGACAATACCGCAAAATACAGTGGACGTATGACCTTGAATCCGCTTGCCAGCATTGATCCGGTCGGTTCACTTTTTCTTCTTTTGTTCGGTTTTGGGTGGGCAAAACCGGTACCGGTTGACTCAAGATACTTTAAAAATCCGAAACGTGACATGGCAATTACTGCACTGGCGGGGCCTGTTTCCAATTTGCTTGCTTCGCTCGTCGGTGCGTTGATCTATCAGGGACTATGGATAGCGCTCAAAGCCGATGTTCCTGAATTTATCCAGACCTTTTTTATTGCTTATATTACAATTAACGTCGCGTTGGCAGTATTCAATATGATTCCGCTGCCACCTTTGGACGGCTCCAAAATTCTGGGCGCTTTTTTATCCAATAAAGCACTGTATAATTATTACAGGTACCAGAACATTATCATTATGGTTGTATTTGTTGTTTTGTTCAGTGGTCTGCTTCGTGTTCCTCTTGCTTTTTTGCAGCAAGTCTGCCTTAACGGCGTACTTTGGCTGGCTGAACTTCCATTTAAATTGTTCGGCCTGTTATAAAAGTGGGGTATTATGGAAAAACTATCCTATAAGCTGCCTGCATTTGAAGGGCCGCTTGATCTTCTGCTTTATCTGATTGCAAAGAATAAACTCAATATCTGTGAAATTCAGATTGCTGAACTCCTTGACCAGTACACGGAACATATTCGGGCAATGAAAGCACAGGACATGGACGTTGCGAGTGATTTTTTGGAAATGGCTGCGCGGCTGGTTTACATTAAAACAGTTTATCTGCTCCCAAAACACGATGAGGCGGACGAGCTCCAGCGTGAATTGAGCGGTCAGCTTCTGGAATATCAGGAATGCAAACGCATCGCGCAGATTATGTCCGCTCACTTCAATTTTAATGCTTTTGTGCGTGAGCCGGCTGAAATTCAGTATGATCAAACCTATCAGCGCAATCACACGCCTTTAGAACTTTTTAATGCTTATCATAATGCGGTCGGACGGGGCAAGCGCCTGATTCCGCCGCCGGTTGAAGCGTTCTCCGGTATTGTTACCCGCAAGGTTGTTACGGTTTCTTCTCAAATTATTTATGTACTCCGCCGTCTTTGGCAGACAGACGGAATCAAATATGAGGAGCTGTTTAAGAAAAGGCAGAATAAATCCGATTTGGTTGCAACCTTTTTAGCGGTCCTTGAACTTGTCAAAGGGAAGAGGGTACGCATAGAAGGCGGAAACTGCAGCGCAATGGTAAAATTGATAAATGGCGGTGTGAGAAATTGGAAATTAAAAAATTTCAGGGAGCAATAGAAGCAATTCTTTTTTCAAGCGGAGATCCGGTTTCAATCGACAGAATAGCCGATGTTCTGGATTTGGACAAGTCCACCGTCGCCAAAATGCTTCAAAATTTAATGGATGAGTCCAATCGCGAAGACACCGGAGTTCATATTGTGAAGCTTGAGGATCACTATCAAATGTGTTCCAATCCCCGATATGCGGAATATGTTCGTCAAATTCTGGATATGCGCCGCAACACCCCTTTGTCACAAGCCGGCATGGAGGTGCTTGCTATTATCGCTTATAACCAGCCGGTAACGAAAGCTTTTGTTGAACAGATTCGCGGTGTGGACTGTTCCGGAGTGCTGGGAAGCCTGGCGGTAAAGGGTCTGATTGAGGAGCGTGGTCGATTGGAACTGCCCGGCAGGCCGCTGCTGTATGGTACAACACCAAATTTTTTGCGGTGTCTGAATATTTCATCACTCAGTGAGCTTCCGCCTCTTGAAAAATCGCAGCAGACTGAAAATGAAACGAATGACATGGTGGATGTTTCAGCCGGATAGAAGGAATAACTGCAGGAGGCTTTATGATTGCTTTGATGATTATTTTAGGTATTATCCTGTTCATTTTTGCTCTTCTGCTCTGTCCCATTTCAGTTTACGCCCGTTTTGAAAATGAGTTTTCCGCAAAGGTAAGCTATTTGTTTATCAGCTACAAAATTCCGTCTCAGCCACAGGCGGCTGAGAAAATGGAAAAAACTGGTGAGGAAAAATCAGAAGAAAAAAATGATGCATATTCAAAAATTAAGGACATAATAAGGCAAAAGGGTTTATCCGGCTTTTTGAACATCATCAGTGAGTTTGCTTCCATTGCAACTGGAGCGGCCAAAAAAATTTTTTCCCATATCGTCATTCACAATATTTCTGTTGATATTTCTGTTGCGGATGAAGACGCTGCTCAGGCGGCCATTTGTTATGGATATACCTGTTCCGTCGTTTATACGGCTATGGGACTGTTTGTCAATAATGTGAAATGTAAAGATTATCATATTCATATTGTTCCTGATTTCAACGAAAAAGAGAGCAGAATTTTGTTCACTTGCAAAGTGAAAATTAAGCTACTTTTCATTCTCTCCTCAATGCTGCCTGCACTTTTAAAATTTTTGAAGGTGCTGATGAAAGCAAAAATAAACCCAACAAAAATTACAAAAACTACAGATAAGGCGGTGCATCAGAAATGAGTGATCATCCTATTGAAGGCATGATGAATACAACATTGGAAAAAATTAAACAAATGGTTGATATTAATTCCATTGTCGGCGATCCTATTACTTCACCGGACGGCTCAATCATTATTCCGATTTCTAAAATCAGCTACGGCTTTGCTTCCGGCGGATCCGATTTTCCGAGTAAGACGCAGACGGATAAAAATTTCTTTGGCGGCGGTACGGGAGCTGGCGTTTCCATTAATCCGGTTGCATTTATTACGATTTGTAACGGCACGGTGAAAATGTTGCAAATTGATCCTTATAACAATGCTGCGGACAGAGTAATCGGTATGTTTCCGGATGTCGTTGATAAAATCAGCAGCCTTTTTAACTCAAAAAAAGGTGAGGGCAAAAAATCAAAAAATGCTGAGAACAAAAATGAGGAAGATGTTTCGCAGACTAAAGACGTAAAGTTGGATGATCCGCTAATATAATTTTTCAATATTAAAGCAACCGCCTGCATATAATTTTATAGGCAGGTGGTTGTTTTGTTAAAAAAGACAATAGTATTTTTATCTTTACTTTTATTTTTTCCCATTCAGATCCCAATTTTTGCTTCGGCAGACGTGCAGCCTCAGATTTCTGCAAAGTCAGCAGTTTTAATGAATGCTGACAATGCACAAATTTTATACGCAAAAAATCAGAATGATAAAAGGTCTATGGCAAGTACAACGAAAATTATGACTGCTTTGATTACGCTGGAAGCCGCCGCAGTTAATAATAAAATTGTTACAATAACAGATAATATGGTTCGTGTGGAGGGCTCCTCCATGGGTCTAAAGCCGGGAAATAAGCTTAGTTTGAAATCTTTGGCAGAGGGCATGCTGGTTGTATCAGGAAATGACGCAGCCAATTCAGCAGCCATTGCGATCAGCGGATCTTCAAAGGCCTTTGCCGATTTAATGAATAAACGGGCAAAGGAATTAAACATGACAGATACACATTTTGTCACGCCTTCCGGACTTGACGATGATGAACATTACACCACCGCCAACGATTTAGCCATATTAGCCGTGGCAGCGATGCAGAATCCTGACTTTGCGGAGATAGCGTGTCAAAAAGCAATGGCAGTACAATATGTGAATCCAAGCCAAACAATCCGTTTTACAAATCACAATAAATTGCTAAGCATGTATGACGGCTGTATTGGGGTGAAAACGGGTTTTACAAAGAAATCCGGAAGATGTTTGGTCTCTTCGGCGGAGCGAAACGGAATCCGCTTAATTGCTGTTACGCTGGACGCACCGGATGACTGGAACGATCATCAGAAGATGCTGAACTATGGTTTCACAAAATTAGCCAACTACAAAATAGATGATTCATCTTTTGGCGTACAGATTCCGGCTGTCGGCGGGATATCAAATCATGTTATGGTGCGCGGCAGTTCCGGCAATGATATTGTTGTAAATGCTGATGAAATCTCGAACATAAAAAGAACCGTTGAACTTCCGGCTTTTATTTATGCGCCCGTGCAGGAAGGACAGACGCTCGGACACGTGAGATACACACTGAATGCTGAAACACTGGCTACAACTGATATCGTTGCGGCCGAGCCGGTTCTCAAAATGGAAATACCCAAAAACATATTTTACATATTTTTAGATTGGATAAAAGATCTATTTATATAAATTAAACATAAAGGATGAATTAAATTATGGCACAAGATGTTAGGCTGCAAAAAATGCTTGCGGACTGCGGGGTTGCTTCAAGAAGAAAGGCGGAAGAAATGATCTCCGCCGGAGAAATCAAAGTGAATGGCGTAACTGCTAAAATTGGTGATAAAGTCGATCCAAAGAAGGATAAAGTCACCGTAAAGGGTAAGCCACTTGATACTCATGTTAAGGAAATTTATATTATGCTTCATAAGCCACGTGGTTTCATCACAACAATGAGTGATGAAATGGATCGAAAATGCGTGGCTGAACTCGTAAAAGATGTGCCGGAGCGCATTTATCCGGTAGGTCGTTTGGACAGGGAGTCTGAGGGACTGCTGCTGTTGACAAACGACGGTGAATTTGCCAACGCGATGACGCACCCTTCACTGCACATTCCCAAAACGTATCGAGTGACAATACGTCCTTCGATTTCAGAGGACCAATTGACGCAGATAGCGGTAGGAATTGTGATTGAAGGCAGGAAAACCGCACCTGCCAGAGTCAATGTAATTTCTCAGGAAGCGGGGCGCGTGGTGCTGGAAATTGTACTTTATGAGGGCCGAAACCGTCAGATTAGAAAAATGTGTGAACAGCTTGGCCTTGAGGTCGCAAGATTAAAACGTGTCGCAATCGGGCAGCTGAAGCTTGGAATGCTTCAGCCAGGAGCATGGCGTTTGCTTACTTCCGAAGAAGTTAAAAAACTTACTGCAGGTGCAAAAGCGGACAAGCAGTATGAAGAACTGGGGGGCGAACTTGATGATAACCATTCTGACTTTAAAAGACAGGAGCAGAGCCGACCAAATCATACGGACAGTTCACGCCGCAGAAAATAATGCACAAGTTCTTATCATGAGTGTGGAAGAAAAAGAATTGGGCTACGTTGTTGTAGATATACGGTCATCAGTTGTTCGAATGCTGAAAATGAAAGTATTTGGGTGCAGCGACTTAGCTGTATTAGATGCCCATGGCCGTATGTGTGCCGACAGCATGATGAGAGCTGCAGCCTCCTATGGCGCAACGATTGGAGCATACAAAATCGAATCGCAGGTTGACGGACTGAGGCCATTTCTTTATGAGTGCGGTTTTATTCAGGAAAACGATAAATTAATCAGCCCACTTTCAAATTTTGTAAAAATATGTAAAAATTAAATAAAACTTGAATGAGATACTTGCTAATTTGTTTGTAATATATTATAATAAAACTGATTTTTGTAAATTTTTTAACATGCAAATTTACTATAAATGGAGGAATTAAAATGAATAAGGTCGATAACGCGGAGCTGTTGCGAAGTGCCCGCGATGCGGCGAAAAACACAGCAGGCTATCAACGGATCAATGCTTTATTTGATGTAGGCAGTTTTAATGAGATTGATTGCTTTGCTAAATCCGGCGAAAATTATACGGAAGCTGTTGCGGGCTATGGTACAATCGAGGGATGTTCTGCATACGCATTTGCTCAGAACAGTGATATTGAAGGCGGTGCCATGTCAAGTGCACAGGCCGCAAAAATCAAAAAGCTGTATAACCTGGCTATTACAACAGGGATTCCAATTGTCGGAATATATGATTCTATCGGCGGTCGGCTGAAAGAAGGCAGCGATATGCTCGCTGCTTATGGTGAAATTTTGTTAAAAGCCAACAACCTGTCAGGTGTTGTGCCGCAAATTTCACTGATCCTTGGCCCGTGTATCGGCGCTTCTGCAATGATTGCCGCGAGTGGCGATATTATTGTCATGTCGGACAAAGCGGAGCTTACGATTGATACAAATGGGGAACATGGCTCTGCTGCCGAGGCTGCGGAACTTGGAGTCTGCCATATTGTAGCTAAGGATGAACAGGCTGCGATTGATTCTGTGCGCAAGCTGATTACACTCCTTCCGTCTAACAATCTTTCGGGTGTTCCGGTTTTGGATATTCAGGGTTCGAATGATACGGCTGCATTGACAGATGAGTCCGACATTAAATCAATTCTTGCGGCAGTGTGTGATGAGGACAGTTTTTTGGAATTTGGCAAAATGTTTGGCAAATCCGCTATAACTGGATTATCAGAAATTGACGGTACTACCGCAGGCATTGTTTCATTAAACGGTGTGCTAGATGCGGATTCCTGTACGAAAGCGGCACGTTTTATAAGATTTTGCGATTCCTACTCACTTCCTGTCGTTACATTCGTAAATGCTGAAAGATTTGTTTCGCTGCGCGAGGCTTCTAAACTGTCCGGTTGTTATTCGGAAGCGACTACCGGAAAGATCACTGTGATAACAGGGGCAGCTTACGGATCGGTTTACATTGCAACAGCAGGACGCGGCGCAAATGCTGATTATACCATTTCGTGGCCGAATGCGGTTGTTTCTCCTCTTGCCCCGGAAACCGCGGCCGTGTTCCTCTGGAGTGATCGTCTGACGGGTTCTGCCAACCCTGTTGAGGATCGCAAAAATCTGATTGAAGAATACAAGGTGACGGAAGCATCTCCGTTTGCCGCTGCCGCCAATGGATTTATTGAAGACATCATTAATCCGGTAGATACAAGAGTCCGAATTATTGCAATTCTTCAAATGATATCCGGGAAAAGAGTTTCCGGTCTTCCGAAAAAACATAGTAACATTTAAATATAGTAAGTACTACTAATAAATTTCTAATATTTAGGAGGTCAAATACATGAAAAACCTTAAGATAACCGTTAACGGCACTGCCTATGATGTTCAGGTTGAGGAAGTAAGCGGTTCAGCTGCCGCCGTTCCGGCAGCGCCTTCAGTAAAGGCAGCACCTGCCAACATTCCGGCCGCTCCTGCGCCGGCTGCTGCCGCACCAGCTCCCAAAGCAGCAGTACCGTCAGATGCAGAATTGATATCCTGCCCAATGCCGGGCACCATCGTATCTGTGAATGTCAAGCTGGGTCAAAGCATTAAAAAGAGTGATGTTTTAGTCGTTTTAGAGGCTATGAAAATGGAGAATGAAATTATGGCACCGCACGACGCTGTTGTTGCAGCAATTCATGTAAACAAAGGGGATAGCGTTGATTCCGGCACTCCTCTTGTTTCCCTCCAGTAAGGGGGTAAAAAATTATGGCTAAAAAAATTGAAATTACCGAAACTGTTCTGCGTGATGCGCACCAATCTCTGATCGCCACCAGAATGCCGATTGAAGACATGCTGCCGATCCTTGGCAAGCTCGATCAGGTGGGGTATTATTCCCTGGAGTGCTGGGGCGGCGCAACTTTCGACGCCTGTCTCCGTTTTTTAAACGAGGATCCGTGGGAAAGATTAAGAGTCCTTCGCAAAAATTGCCCCAACACAAAGCTTCAAATGCTCTTCAGGGGACAGAATATGCTGGGTTACCGCCATTATGCAGATGATGTGCTGGAATACTTTGTTCAGCGTTCCGTTGCAAATGGCATTGACATTATCCGAATTTTCGATGCTCTGAACGACATTAAAAATCTTAATGTTGCTATAAAAGCCGCAAAAAAAGAGGGCGCGCATGCCCAGGTTGCTATTTCCTACACAACCGGCCCGATTTTCACGCACGAATATTATATTGATTATGCAAAGAGAATTGAGGATACGGGGGCAGATTCCATCTGTATTAAAGACATG of the uncultured Caproiciproducens sp. genome contains:
- a CDS encoding biotin/lipoyl-containing protein, with the protein product MKNLKITVNGTAYDVQVEEVSGSAAAVPAAPSVKAAPANIPAAPAPAAAAPAPKAAVPSDAELISCPMPGTIVSVNVKLGQSIKKSDVLVVLEAMKMENEIMAPHDAVVAAIHVNKGDSVDSGTPLVSLQ
- a CDS encoding segregation/condensation protein A, encoding MEKLSYKLPAFEGPLDLLLYLIAKNKLNICEIQIAELLDQYTEHIRAMKAQDMDVASDFLEMAARLVYIKTVYLLPKHDEADELQRELSGQLLEYQECKRIAQIMSAHFNFNAFVREPAEIQYDQTYQRNHTPLELFNAYHNAVGRGKRLIPPPVEAFSGIVTRKVVTVSSQIIYVLRRLWQTDGIKYEELFKKRQNKSDLVATFLAVLELVKGKRVRIEGGNCSAMVKLINGGVRNWKLKNFREQ
- a CDS encoding D-alanyl-D-alanine carboxypeptidase family protein is translated as MVVLLKKTIVFLSLLLFFPIQIPIFASADVQPQISAKSAVLMNADNAQILYAKNQNDKRSMASTTKIMTALITLEAAAVNNKIVTITDNMVRVEGSSMGLKPGNKLSLKSLAEGMLVVSGNDAANSAAIAISGSSKAFADLMNKRAKELNMTDTHFVTPSGLDDDEHYTTANDLAILAVAAMQNPDFAEIACQKAMAVQYVNPSQTIRFTNHNKLLSMYDGCIGVKTGFTKKSGRCLVSSAERNGIRLIAVTLDAPDDWNDHQKMLNYGFTKLANYKIDDSSFGVQIPAVGGISNHVMVRGSSGNDIVVNADEISNIKRTVELPAFIYAPVQEGQTLGHVRYTLNAETLATTDIVAAEPVLKMEIPKNIFYIFLDWIKDLFI
- the der gene encoding ribosome biogenesis GTPase Der, whose translation is MSKPVVAIVGRPNVGKSTLFNKLIGERLSIVDDTPGVTRDRIYGECEWRNRKFSIVDTGGIEPDSHDVILSQMRMQAQLAIDAADVIVLVSDIRTGVVATDADIAAMLLRSGRPIILCVNKCDMIGSPPPEFYEFYNLGLGDPVPVSSVHGHGTGDLLDLIVERLPAEESDEFDSELIKVAIIGKPNVGKSSLVNKISGEERCIVSDIAGTTRDAIDTTIENKYGRFTLIDTAGLRRKSKVEDTIERYSVIRAQMAIERADVCVIMIDAAVGFTDQDSKVAGLAHEAGKGCVIVVNKWDIIEKDDHTMIEYRRKLEDDFSFMSYAPMIFISAKTGQRLDRLFDLIKHVANSNSMRIATGMLNDVLAQAVARVQPPTDKGRRLKIFYMTQATVKPPTFVCFVNSAKLFHFSYQRYLENRIRETFGLEGTPIRFIVRERGDK
- a CDS encoding pseudouridine synthase, which encodes MAQDVRLQKMLADCGVASRRKAEEMISAGEIKVNGVTAKIGDKVDPKKDKVTVKGKPLDTHVKEIYIMLHKPRGFITTMSDEMDRKCVAELVKDVPERIYPVGRLDRESEGLLLLTNDGEFANAMTHPSLHIPKTYRVTIRPSISEDQLTQIAVGIVIEGRKTAPARVNVISQEAGRVVLEIVLYEGRNRQIRKMCEQLGLEVARLKRVAIGQLKLGMLQPGAWRLLTSEEVKKLTAGAKADKQYEELGGELDDNHSDFKRQEQSRPNHTDSSRRRK
- the ytfJ gene encoding GerW family sporulation protein, which encodes MSDHPIEGMMNTTLEKIKQMVDINSIVGDPITSPDGSIIIPISKISYGFASGGSDFPSKTQTDKNFFGGGTGAGVSINPVAFITICNGTVKMLQIDPYNNAADRVIGMFPDVVDKISSLFNSKKGEGKKSKNAENKNEEDVSQTKDVKLDDPLI
- a CDS encoding DUF2953 domain-containing protein; the encoded protein is MIALMIILGIILFIFALLLCPISVYARFENEFSAKVSYLFISYKIPSQPQAAEKMEKTGEEKSEEKNDAYSKIKDIIRQKGLSGFLNIISEFASIATGAAKKIFSHIVIHNISVDISVADEDAAQAAICYGYTCSVVYTAMGLFVNNVKCKDYHIHIVPDFNEKESRILFTCKVKIKLLFILSSMLPALLKFLKVLMKAKINPTKITKTTDKAVHQK
- a CDS encoding site-2 protease family protein; translation: MLFNMISDVFSGQPFDMASAFSQILATLFIIFCILPLHECAHGWVAYKLGDNTAKYSGRMTLNPLASIDPVGSLFLLLFGFGWAKPVPVDSRYFKNPKRDMAITALAGPVSNLLASLVGALIYQGLWIALKADVPEFIQTFFIAYITINVALAVFNMIPLPPLDGSKILGAFLSNKALYNYYRYQNIIIMVVFVVLFSGLLRVPLAFLQQVCLNGVLWLAELPFKLFGLL
- a CDS encoding carboxyl transferase domain-containing protein, coding for MNKVDNAELLRSARDAAKNTAGYQRINALFDVGSFNEIDCFAKSGENYTEAVAGYGTIEGCSAYAFAQNSDIEGGAMSSAQAAKIKKLYNLAITTGIPIVGIYDSIGGRLKEGSDMLAAYGEILLKANNLSGVVPQISLILGPCIGASAMIAASGDIIVMSDKAELTIDTNGEHGSAAEAAELGVCHIVAKDEQAAIDSVRKLITLLPSNNLSGVPVLDIQGSNDTAALTDESDIKSILAAVCDEDSFLEFGKMFGKSAITGLSEIDGTTAGIVSLNGVLDADSCTKAARFIRFCDSYSLPVVTFVNAERFVSLREASKLSGCYSEATTGKITVITGAAYGSVYIATAGRGANADYTISWPNAVVSPLAPETAAVFLWSDRLTGSANPVEDRKNLIEEYKVTEASPFAAAANGFIEDIINPVDTRVRIIAILQMISGKRVSGLPKKHSNI
- the scpB gene encoding SMC-Scp complex subunit ScpB — protein: MEIKKFQGAIEAILFSSGDPVSIDRIADVLDLDKSTVAKMLQNLMDESNREDTGVHIVKLEDHYQMCSNPRYAEYVRQILDMRRNTPLSQAGMEVLAIIAYNQPVTKAFVEQIRGVDCSGVLGSLAVKGLIEERGRLELPGRPLLYGTTPNFLRCLNISSLSELPPLEKSQQTENETNDMVDVSAG
- the plsY gene encoding glycerol-3-phosphate 1-O-acyltransferase PlsY, translated to MFSYFKVFALPSVLVALVSYLLGSISFSIIFTKVFDHNVDIRTLGSGNAGATNVLRSVGTKAAIFTFIFDFAKGAVSVMIGRAVFQYICSAAAAPLIFNEHVVTQYGAYIAGVACVFGHIYPAYFNFKGGKGVLTSAAMIALIDWRVFIIVIAVFLVLFLITKIVSLSSICGAATFPIATFLITYFIDYRGIQSTAVPVPLSYVWITTAISFCMGFVLIYKHRTNIERIKNGTEKRITINHRA
- the rpmB gene encoding 50S ribosomal protein L28 — its product is MAKCDVCGKDMSFGIRVSHSHRRSNRTWKPNIKRVKAVVNGTSKRIYACTRCLRSGKVTRAV